A window of the Kineococcus mangrovi genome harbors these coding sequences:
- a CDS encoding 5-dehydro-4-deoxyglucarate dehydratase — MSRPSDVSPDDLRRTLGAGLLSFPVTHTHPDLSLDEDGYREHVAHLSGFGASGLFAAGGTGEFPALTQAEVFTVVRATVEANAGRSPVVGPVGYGTATAAAMAREVEAAGADGVFVLPPYLNEVTQEGLYQHVAAVCRATRLGVVVYHRANARFTARTVDRLVAEFDNLVGFKDGICDIDLLATLNARHGERLLLVGGLPTAETYALPYLDLGATTYSSAIFNFAPRWAREFYDRVRAGDRTGVQVRLSEFVLPYLQIRDRSAGYAVSIVKAGMTAAGRSAGSVRPPLTDLTDTELAELTPLVQKVL, encoded by the coding sequence GTGTCCCGTCCCAGCGACGTCTCCCCCGACGACCTGCGCCGCACGCTCGGCGCCGGCCTGCTGTCCTTCCCCGTGACGCACACGCACCCGGACCTGTCCCTCGACGAGGACGGGTACCGCGAGCACGTCGCCCACCTGTCGGGGTTCGGGGCCAGCGGGTTGTTCGCCGCGGGCGGGACCGGGGAGTTCCCGGCGCTGACCCAGGCCGAGGTGTTCACCGTCGTCCGCGCCACGGTCGAGGCCAACGCCGGGCGCAGCCCCGTCGTCGGCCCCGTCGGGTACGGGACGGCGACCGCCGCGGCGATGGCGCGGGAGGTCGAGGCCGCGGGCGCGGACGGCGTCTTCGTGCTGCCGCCGTACCTCAACGAGGTGACCCAGGAGGGGCTCTACCAGCACGTCGCCGCCGTCTGCCGGGCCACCCGGCTCGGGGTGGTCGTCTACCACCGCGCGAACGCCCGGTTCACCGCCCGCACGGTCGACCGCCTCGTCGCCGAGTTCGACAACCTCGTGGGGTTCAAGGACGGCATCTGCGACATCGACCTGCTCGCGACGCTGAACGCCCGCCACGGCGAGCGCCTGCTGCTCGTGGGCGGACTGCCGACGGCCGAGACGTACGCGCTGCCCTACCTCGACCTCGGTGCGACGACGTACTCCAGCGCCATCTTCAACTTCGCACCACGCTGGGCGCGCGAGTTCTACGACCGGGTGCGCGCGGGCGACCGCACAGGAGTGCAGGTGCGACTGAGCGAGTTCGTCCTGCCCTACCTGCAGATCCGCGACCGCAGCGCAGGCTACGCCGTCTCGATCGTCAAGGCCGGGATGACGGCCGCGGGCCGCAGCGCCGGCTCGGTCCGGCCCCCGCTGACCGACCTCACCGACACCGAGCTGGCCGAACTCACCCCGCTCGTCCAGAAGGTCCTCTGA